A stretch of Mesorhizobium sp. M2A.F.Ca.ET.046.03.2.1 DNA encodes these proteins:
- a CDS encoding sugar ABC transporter ATP-binding protein produces the protein MLKANTDIVRLNGAEKHFGAVRALNGVDFHVGAGECVGLVGHNGAGKSTLMHMVAGTLRPDGGQIAVRGDEEASYSVARALELGIRCVFQELSLCPNLSIAENTRINHPSLAGFGWRRRAADLIRAKLDEIFPDHGISADDIAGDLSIGRRQMVEVARAFTLTREPLHLVILDEPTSSLDAHTAGQLLSFVRRFVEQGGSCILISHVLGEVLQNADRIVVMRDGKVVAADAADAFDRDKLVAAMGGAEGHQKAAAEVRKTEPGALKVRARPARQQDGKELVARAGEIIGLAGLAGHGQTDLLLAIFSAAARARTGIEVTAPVALVAGDRQSDGIFSQWSIAQNIGIRSLAKLRNGLLISPQREAELAEFWKKKIGIRTPDMNNNIYSLSGGNQQKALFARALGSDAEIVLMDDPMRGVDIGTKLEVYDLVREEAAKGRTFLWYTTETEELDNCDHVYVFKNGRIVANLGRDELTEEKIIQSSFGDAA, from the coding sequence ATGCTCAAGGCAAACACCGACATTGTCAGGCTGAACGGCGCCGAAAAGCATTTCGGCGCCGTTCGGGCTCTTAACGGCGTCGACTTCCATGTCGGCGCCGGCGAATGCGTCGGGCTGGTCGGGCATAACGGCGCCGGCAAGTCGACGCTCATGCATATGGTGGCCGGCACGCTGCGGCCGGATGGCGGACAGATCGCGGTGCGCGGCGACGAAGAGGCCAGCTATTCCGTGGCGCGCGCGCTGGAACTCGGCATCCGCTGCGTGTTCCAGGAACTGTCGCTCTGCCCCAACCTCAGCATCGCCGAGAACACGCGTATCAATCATCCCTCGCTCGCCGGTTTCGGCTGGCGGCGCAGGGCGGCCGATCTCATCCGCGCCAAGCTCGACGAGATTTTCCCGGATCATGGCATTTCGGCGGACGACATTGCCGGCGACCTCTCGATCGGAAGGCGGCAGATGGTCGAGGTGGCGCGCGCCTTCACGCTGACCCGCGAGCCGCTGCATCTGGTCATCCTCGACGAACCGACCTCGTCGCTCGACGCGCACACCGCAGGCCAGTTGCTTTCCTTCGTTCGCCGCTTCGTCGAGCAGGGCGGCAGCTGCATCCTGATCTCGCATGTGCTGGGCGAGGTGCTGCAGAACGCCGACCGCATCGTGGTGATGCGCGACGGCAAGGTGGTCGCGGCCGATGCCGCCGATGCCTTCGACCGCGACAAGCTCGTCGCCGCCATGGGTGGCGCCGAAGGGCATCAGAAGGCCGCCGCCGAGGTCCGCAAGACCGAGCCTGGCGCGCTCAAGGTGCGGGCGCGCCCGGCGAGGCAGCAGGACGGCAAGGAGCTTGTCGCCCGGGCCGGCGAGATCATCGGCCTCGCCGGGCTTGCCGGCCATGGCCAGACCGACCTTTTGCTGGCGATCTTCTCGGCGGCCGCCCGCGCCAGGACTGGCATCGAGGTGACGGCGCCCGTGGCGCTGGTCGCGGGCGACCGCCAATCGGACGGCATCTTTTCGCAATGGTCGATCGCGCAGAATATCGGCATCCGCTCGCTGGCCAAGCTGCGCAACGGCCTGCTGATCTCGCCGCAGCGCGAGGCGGAGCTCGCCGAATTCTGGAAGAAGAAGATCGGCATCCGCACGCCGGACATGAACAACAACATCTATTCGCTGTCGGGCGGCAACCAGCAGAAGGCGCTGTTTGCCCGCGCGCTCGGCTCCGACGCCGAGATCGTGCTGATGGACGACCCGATGCGCGGCGTCGATATCGGCACCAAGCTGGAAGTCTACGACCTCGTGCGCGAGGAAGCCGCCAAGGGCCGCACCTTCCTCTGGTACACGACCGAGACCGAAGAGCTCGACAATTGCGACCATGTCTATGTCTTCAAGAACGGTCGCATCGTCGCCAATCTCGGCCGCGACGAGCTGACGGAGGAGAAGATCATCCAGTCCTCGTTCGGCGATGCGGCCTGA
- a CDS encoding ABC transporter permease, with the protein MTAIAPGTTPRSSPRGSAARARLLRGLLPALSLALVLMAIAWLNPRAISYFGFNLMLNLAIPIALATIAQMFVIAGNELDLSIGTFVGFVGCVTATWLRDAPLIGIVVLLGSIGVYALLGALIYLRNLPSIVVTLGMSFVWQGLAILVLPKPGGKAPDWLLSIMSFKPPYIPFPILAALIIAAVVHFGLMRTSYGVILRGSGGNAAALRRAGWSLLKTKIVLFALTGVFGVLSGMALIGITTSADANIGNGYTLLSIAGVILGGGEFVGGRVSPIGAVLGALTLALAASPLLTFMHIPPDWQVAANGAILIIVLAARVLISRRER; encoded by the coding sequence ATGACCGCGATCGCTCCCGGCACGACCCCAAGATCCTCGCCACGCGGCAGCGCCGCCAGGGCGCGCCTGCTGCGCGGCCTTTTGCCGGCCTTGTCGCTGGCGCTGGTGCTGATGGCGATCGCCTGGCTCAACCCGCGCGCCATCAGCTATTTCGGCTTCAACCTGATGCTTAATCTGGCGATCCCGATCGCGCTGGCGACGATCGCGCAGATGTTCGTCATTGCCGGCAACGAGCTGGATCTCTCGATTGGCACATTCGTCGGTTTCGTCGGCTGCGTCACCGCGACCTGGCTGCGGGACGCGCCGCTCATCGGCATTGTCGTGCTGCTCGGCTCGATCGGCGTTTATGCCTTGCTCGGCGCGCTCATTTACCTGCGCAATCTGCCGTCGATCGTGGTGACGCTCGGCATGAGCTTCGTCTGGCAGGGGCTTGCCATCCTCGTCCTGCCCAAGCCCGGCGGCAAGGCGCCGGACTGGCTGCTTTCGATCATGTCCTTCAAGCCACCTTATATCCCGTTCCCGATCCTCGCCGCGCTGATCATCGCCGCAGTCGTGCATTTCGGCCTGATGCGCACCTCCTATGGTGTCATCCTGCGCGGCTCCGGCGGCAATGCCGCGGCGCTGAGGCGCGCCGGCTGGTCGCTGCTCAAGACAAAGATCGTGCTGTTCGCGCTGACCGGCGTGTTCGGCGTTCTGTCGGGCATGGCGCTGATCGGCATCACTACGTCGGCCGACGCCAATATCGGCAATGGCTACACGCTGCTCTCGATCGCCGGCGTCATCCTCGGCGGCGGCGAGTTCGTGGGCGGCCGCGTGTCGCCGATCGGGGCGGTGCTCGGCGCTTTGACGCTGGCGCTCGCGGCCTCGCCGCTTTTGACCTTCATGCACATCCCGCCCGACTGGCAGGTCGCCGCCAATGGCGCGATCCTGATCATCGTGCTGGCGGCGCGCGTGCTGATCAGCCGCAGGGAGCGGTAG
- a CDS encoding ABC transporter permease, whose amino-acid sequence MTSVRMLLEKPWIWSFAGALVVWLATVAFTGGYGAGGMVTAALSLAVFTVIVGVGQMFVITLGPGNVDLSLPANIGLASAVAMKVMGGSDSMIVVGLLAALACGAAIGVINYLLIWALRIPPIIATLSASFIIQSVDISYGRGLQIKPPPGFADFTNWQVLGIPVLAMLTVLFTIGAALALQRMIYGRSVLAIGQNIRAAWLAGVHVGRIRFLTYTLCGALGGIDGALLAGYFRGANVDIGNEYLLASIAVVVIGGTSVAGGKANVPGVWGAGLFLVLLLTMLNTFGVSAGVRLVLTGLIIVGVITAAGGEKAVR is encoded by the coding sequence ATGACCTCGGTGCGGATGCTGCTTGAAAAACCCTGGATCTGGTCCTTCGCCGGCGCGCTCGTCGTCTGGCTGGCGACCGTCGCCTTCACCGGCGGCTATGGCGCCGGCGGCATGGTCACGGCGGCGCTGTCGCTCGCCGTGTTCACCGTCATCGTCGGCGTCGGCCAGATGTTCGTCATCACGCTGGGACCCGGCAATGTCGACCTGTCGCTGCCGGCCAATATCGGCCTGGCCAGCGCGGTCGCCATGAAGGTGATGGGCGGCAGCGATTCGATGATCGTCGTCGGGCTGCTTGCCGCACTTGCCTGCGGGGCGGCGATCGGTGTCATCAACTATCTCTTGATCTGGGCGCTGCGCATCCCGCCGATCATCGCGACGCTGTCAGCGAGCTTCATCATCCAGTCGGTCGACATCAGCTACGGCCGCGGCCTGCAGATCAAGCCGCCGCCGGGCTTCGCCGACTTCACAAATTGGCAGGTGCTGGGCATACCCGTGCTGGCGATGCTGACTGTGCTGTTCACGATCGGCGCCGCACTTGCGCTGCAGCGCATGATCTACGGCCGCTCGGTGCTGGCGATCGGCCAGAACATCCGCGCCGCCTGGTTGGCCGGCGTCCATGTCGGCCGCATCCGCTTCCTCACCTACACGCTGTGCGGGGCGCTGGGCGGCATCGACGGGGCGCTGCTCGCCGGTTACTTCCGCGGCGCCAATGTCGATATCGGCAACGAATACCTGCTCGCCTCGATCGCGGTCGTCGTCATCGGCGGCACCTCGGTCGCCGGCGGCAAGGCGAACGTGCCGGGCGTCTGGGGCGCCGGCCTGTTCCTGGTGCTGCTGCTCACCATGCTCAACACATTCGGCGTCAGCGCCGGCGTGCGGCTGGTGCTGACCGGGCTGATCATCGTCGGGGTGATCACCGCGGCCGGCGGCGAGAAGGCCGTGCGGTAA
- the ppa gene encoding inorganic diphosphatase, producing MRIEAVPIGKNPPDDINVIIEVPIGGEPIKYEMDKEAGTLFVDRFLHTSMRYPGNYGFVPHTLSGDGDPIDVLVCNTRALVPGCVINVRPIGVLIMEDNAGQDEKVIAVPSPKLTLRYENVTEYTHLPEITRQQVQHFFEHYKDLEPGKWVKIEGWHDSKYAKKMIVDAIARAKAAK from the coding sequence ATGCGTATCGAAGCCGTGCCGATCGGGAAGAACCCGCCCGACGACATCAACGTCATCATCGAGGTGCCGATCGGCGGCGAGCCGATCAAATACGAGATGGACAAGGAGGCCGGCACCTTGTTCGTCGACCGCTTCCTGCACACCTCCATGCGCTATCCCGGCAATTACGGCTTTGTGCCGCACACACTGTCGGGCGACGGCGACCCGATCGATGTTCTGGTCTGCAACACCCGCGCGCTGGTGCCGGGCTGCGTCATCAATGTGCGGCCGATCGGTGTGCTGATCATGGAAGACAATGCCGGCCAGGACGAGAAGGTGATCGCCGTCCCCTCGCCCAAGCTGACGCTGCGCTACGAGAACGTCACCGAATACACGCATCTGCCGGAAATCACGCGACAGCAGGTGCAGCACTTCTTCGAGCACTACAAGGATCTCGAGCCCGGCAAATGGGTCAAGATCGAGGGCTGGCACGATTCCAAATACGCCAAGAAGATGATCGTCGACGCGATCGCGCGGGCAAAGGCAGCGAAATAG
- a CDS encoding GNAT family N-acetyltransferase — protein MNTLTIDIRKAEPRDASAIAEVHQQAWRGAYSGIIPHRTLTSMINRRGVDWWANAIRRAATVLVVEIGGTVAGYATIGKNRARELRQQGEIYELYLRPEYQGIGLGSRLFKAAKARLADHGLRGLVVWALEDNHNALAFYAGNGGRDIAEGVEVFEQKALKKVAFVWND, from the coding sequence ATGAACACGCTGACCATCGACATCCGGAAGGCAGAGCCGCGCGACGCGAGCGCCATCGCCGAGGTGCACCAGCAGGCTTGGCGCGGCGCCTATTCCGGCATCATCCCGCACCGCACGCTGACCTCGATGATCAACCGCCGCGGCGTCGACTGGTGGGCCAACGCGATTCGCCGCGCCGCCACCGTGCTGGTTGTCGAGATCGGCGGGACCGTCGCCGGCTATGCGACGATCGGCAAGAACCGCGCCCGCGAGCTCAGGCAGCAGGGCGAGATCTACGAGCTCTATCTGCGGCCCGAATATCAGGGCATCGGGCTGGGCAGCCGCCTGTTCAAGGCAGCCAAGGCCAGGCTTGCCGACCACGGCCTGCGCGGCCTTGTGGTGTGGGCGCTGGAAGACAATCACAACGCCCTGGCCTTCTATGCCGGCAATGGCGGCCGCGATATCGCCGAAGGCGTCGAGGTCTTCGAGCAGAAGGCGCTGAAGAAGGTCGCTTTCGTCTGGAACGACTAG
- a CDS encoding TPM domain-containing protein — protein MATRPISAEDHDRIAEAIRTAELKTDGEIYCVVARASEGYFFPAAFTTTIGLFIASLAVAYGLEGLWLTIRLPHFVLAQLLAFASALALLWLLPALRIHFVPRRLRYQAAHANAMKQFLARNVHRTSARTGVLIFVSIAERYAEVVADSGIDAKVGQHVWDGVVRDLTKHAGDNRLADGFVKAVATVGAVLAEHFPVTEGDANELDDHLVEI, from the coding sequence ATGGCAACGCGACCGATCAGCGCCGAGGACCATGACCGCATCGCCGAGGCGATCCGCACGGCCGAATTGAAGACCGACGGCGAGATCTACTGTGTCGTCGCTCGCGCCAGCGAGGGCTACTTCTTTCCGGCCGCTTTCACAACGACGATCGGCCTGTTCATCGCCAGCCTCGCCGTCGCCTACGGGCTGGAGGGCTTGTGGCTGACCATCCGGCTGCCGCATTTCGTGCTGGCGCAACTGCTGGCGTTCGCCTCGGCGCTTGCCTTGCTCTGGCTCCTGCCCGCCTTGCGCATTCATTTCGTACCGCGAAGGCTGCGCTATCAGGCCGCGCACGCCAACGCGATGAAGCAGTTCCTGGCGCGCAACGTCCACCGTACGAGCGCGCGCACCGGCGTGCTCATCTTCGTCTCCATCGCCGAGCGATATGCCGAGGTCGTTGCCGATTCCGGCATCGACGCCAAGGTCGGCCAGCATGTCTGGGACGGCGTTGTGCGCGACCTGACCAAACATGCCGGCGACAACCGGCTGGCCGACGGCTTCGTCAAAGCTGTCGCCACGGTTGGCGCCGTGCTCGCCGAGCATTTCCCGGTCACCGAAGGCGACGCCAACGAGCTCGACGATCATCTCGTCGAGATCTGA
- a CDS encoding YgcG family protein has protein sequence MLGLLASIFCLFLLPLAALAADLPALTGRVVDNAGIIDAGTRAALTQKLADFETKGSDQIVVATIPSLGGEEIEPYANRLFRFWKLGQAKENNGVLLLVAPNDRRMRIEVGYGLEGTLTDLHTKLIIENDMVPAFRAGDFSGGITKAVDDMIMVLEGNPEELEARGKRNEQAPFNSDDLFFAIFITIWALIFFGGIAMTVLPPIFGQKIGPGRYRWLGMTFDQNRRSSSGGWSSGGGGWSSGGGGWSSGGGGFSGGGGSSGGGGSSGSW, from the coding sequence TTGCTTGGCCTCCTTGCCAGCATCTTCTGCCTCTTCCTCCTCCCCCTCGCCGCGCTCGCTGCCGACCTCCCCGCGCTGACCGGCCGCGTCGTCGACAATGCCGGCATCATCGATGCCGGCACCCGCGCGGCGCTGACCCAGAAGCTTGCCGACTTCGAGACCAAGGGCTCCGACCAAATCGTCGTCGCCACCATCCCCAGCCTCGGCGGCGAGGAGATCGAGCCTTACGCCAACCGGCTGTTCCGCTTTTGGAAGCTCGGCCAGGCCAAGGAAAACAACGGTGTGCTGCTCCTGGTGGCGCCGAACGACCGCAGGATGCGCATCGAGGTCGGCTATGGGCTCGAAGGCACGCTGACCGACCTGCACACCAAGCTGATCATCGAGAACGACATGGTGCCGGCCTTCCGCGCCGGTGACTTCTCCGGCGGCATCACCAAGGCCGTCGACGACATGATCATGGTGCTGGAGGGCAATCCCGAAGAACTGGAGGCGCGCGGCAAGCGCAACGAGCAGGCGCCGTTCAATTCCGACGACCTGTTCTTCGCCATTTTCATCACCATCTGGGCGCTGATCTTCTTCGGCGGCATAGCAATGACGGTGTTGCCGCCGATCTTCGGCCAGAAGATCGGGCCGGGCCGCTACCGCTGGCTCGGCATGACTTTCGATCAGAACCGGCGTTCTTCCTCGGGCGGCTGGTCGTCTGGGGGCGGCGGCTGGTCGTCAGGCGGCGGTGGCTGGTCCTCGGGCGGCGGCGGATTTTCCGGCGGCGGCGGTTCGTCCGGCGGCGGCGGCTCTTCGGGAAGCTGGTGA